GCACCATTGCCTCGACTTCAGCCGAAGAGCCGCTCGAAGCCCAGCTCGCCAGCGCGCTGGAAGGGGTGGAGCGCCGCCTCGCCCTCGCGGGTGCCACCAAGGAAGACATTACCGCCGTGCGCGCCTACCTCGTCTACGACTCCAACGCGATCCAGATGCAGCAGGAGATCACGGCGTGGGAAAAGTTCTTCCAGGAGAACCTCGGCGAGGTGAACCCGGCCGTCACCACCCTCCCGGTGGTCTCCCTCCCCGGTGGCTACCGCGTGGAGCTGGAAGTCCAGGCCGTCATCGCCGACGAGTAGCTTTCATAGCAGAAACACATAGATCTCGCGCAAATCCATCCAAACCCGGTCGGTCCACCCGACCGGGTTTTTTAGGGGTGAATGAGGTTTAGGTCTTTATCTTTTGTTTTTGTTTGTGTAGGAAGGGTTAAACCCAATTAGTAACTATGGAAAGCGAATGGTTTGAGGATTACTCTGAAGATGAAGACCTTCTTGTAAGGGAGTATGATATTACGTCGACTCCCAATGATTTTAATGTTGCGACTTTGTTTAGTTTTGTAGAGTCCGGTGCGGTCTCTATTCCAGGCTTTCAGCGTAACTTTGTTTGGGACATTAAGCGGTCATCGAAGTTGATTGAATCTCTAATATTAGGGCTCCCAGTGCCCCAGTTGTTTCTCTACGAGCAGGCTAGAAATAAGTTTCTCGTTATCGACGGACAACAGCGATTGATGTCAATCTATTATTTTAAGAAGCAGAGATATCCGAGAAAAGAAAAACGCGGGGAATTGCGGGCTATATTTGAAGAAAATGGAGGAATTCCAGACGACATCCTTCACGATGATGAATATTTTTCAAATTTTCGTCTTTCTCTTCCTGGACGGCTTCCTGAGAAAAAGAACCCATATTCTGGTAAGTCATATTCAACGCTCGGAGAATTCAAGGTTCAGTTTGATTTAAGGCCTATACGTAATGTCGTTGTTAGACAAAACTCGCCCGAGGGCGATGATTCATCGGTCTTTGAGATATTTAGCAGGTTAAACTCTGGAGGTGTAAACTTAACGCCTCAAGAAATTCGGTTGAGTCTCTATCATTCAGCTTTTTATGATATCCTAATGAGGATGAATATGAGTGAGGGGTGGCGGAGGATCTTGTCCAATGATACACCTGATCTCCACTTGAAGGATGTTGAGGTGATGTTACGGCTTTTCGCGGTGCTTATTGATCATCAAAACTATTCGTCTTCAATGGTGAAGTTTCTAAATCAGTTTTCACGGAAGTGTCAGCAGAATGATGAAGAAATGAATGCTTACTTAATTGGGCTTTTTAACTCGTTCATTGCGGCATGTGGTAATCTTCCGGATCGCGCATTTTTGAG
The Verrucomicrobiota bacterium JB022 DNA segment above includes these coding regions:
- a CDS encoding DUF262 domain-containing protein, whose protein sequence is MESEWFEDYSEDEDLLVREYDITSTPNDFNVATLFSFVESGAVSIPGFQRNFVWDIKRSSKLIESLILGLPVPQLFLYEQARNKFLVIDGQQRLMSIYYFKKQRYPRKEKRGELRAIFEENGGIPDDILHDDEYFSNFRLSLPGRLPEKKNPYSGKSYSTLGEFKVQFDLRPIRNVVVRQNSPEGDDSSVFEIFSRLNSGGVNLTPQEIRLSLYHSAFYDILMRMNMSEGWRRILSNDTPDLHLKDVEVMLRLFAVLIDHQNYSSSMVKFLNQFSRKCQQNDEEMNAYLIGLFNSFIAACGNLPDRAFLSRKTGRFSIALVEAVFTAASQQAFAERRLLNGMLEIDEIEELAKDETFVEAATKASTHTSNLTIRLERGRHFITSL